The following are encoded in a window of Rosa chinensis cultivar Old Blush chromosome 4, RchiOBHm-V2, whole genome shotgun sequence genomic DNA:
- the LOC121052855 gene encoding UTP--glucose-1-phosphate uridylyltransferase 3, chloroplastic-like, translating to MQNIAENFLNTCPSRDYKGVEDKLDTFIVFSKRRRVISYTKRKRRHADKSLLLYTKIRMVRSLLDIFRNAHDLLSQSDIKLPEIGSNDKYLNSGPPFLTLLYPASVCLVKGFLLLNLVFLLSFRGCALAYLFMICFCFTRKLEVLCLY from the exons ATGCAAAATATTGCAGAAAACTTTCTTAATACATGTCCATCTAGAGATTATAAAGGCGTTGAGG ATAAGCTTGATACCTTTATTGTTTTTAGTAAAAGAAGACGGGTTATATCATATActaagaggaaaagaaggcatGCAGACAAATCTTTACTACTTTACACCAA AATCCGGATGGTTCGATCGCTGTTGGATATCTTCAGAAATGCTCATGATCTTCTGTCTCAGTCTGATATTAAACTTCCCGAG ATTGGAAGCAATGACAAGTATCTAAATTCTGGACCACCATTTCTTACTCTTTTGTACCCTGCGAGTGTTTGCTTAGTGAAAGGATTTCTGCTGCTTAATTTAGTATTTTTGTTGTCTTTCAGAGGATGTGCTTTAGCCTACCTCTTTATGATATGCTTTTGCTTTACTAGAAAACTGGAAGTGCTCTGCT TGTACTAA